A single window of Streptomyces sp. NBC_00464 DNA harbors:
- a CDS encoding MerR family transcriptional regulator — MRIGQLARRSGVSVRALRYYEEQRLLESARTPGGQRDYPDEALERVQLIQDLFAAGLSSRTVVELLPCVSTGVATPAMLDQLIIERDRIAARIQDLTRAKTKLGRVIENVTAANVAQD; from the coding sequence ATGCGCATCGGACAGCTCGCCAGGCGGTCAGGGGTCAGCGTGCGGGCCCTGCGCTACTACGAGGAACAGCGGCTCCTGGAATCGGCGCGGACGCCCGGTGGTCAGCGTGACTATCCCGACGAAGCCCTGGAGCGGGTCCAGCTCATCCAGGACCTCTTCGCGGCCGGCCTCTCCAGCCGTACCGTCGTCGAACTCCTGCCGTGCGTGAGCACCGGCGTTGCGACCCCCGCCATGCTTGACCAGCTCATCATCGAACGCGACCGCATCGCCGCACGCATCCAGGACCTGACCCGGGCCAAGACCAAACTCGGCCGCGTGATCGAGAACGTGACCGCGGCGAACGTGGCGCAGGACTGA
- a CDS encoding NADP-dependent oxidoreductase, giving the protein MRAARFHEYGGAESLVVEQAPDPHPGVGEIRVRVAAASVNPIDWKLRAGALHQLIPLELPAIPGRDAAGVVDEIGDGVQGVSIGDRVFGLGGVTGATAELLILSAWAHTPAKWSDEQAAGAGLASVTAMGGLNALGSLAGRTLLVEGAAGGVGSAAVEIAVAQGATVIGTASERNHEFLTALGALPTTYGPGLGQRLTTLAPHGVDIVLDTAASGSLDDLVAITGDPKRVATVADHAGGQRLGTHVVNAENDSTLLSAAAELGRQGRYTSRIEQTYPLERIADAHAHSERGRTRGKIVICI; this is encoded by the coding sequence ATGCGCGCAGCCCGGTTCCACGAATACGGCGGAGCGGAGAGCCTGGTGGTCGAGCAGGCCCCCGACCCCCACCCCGGAGTTGGTGAAATCCGTGTCCGCGTCGCAGCGGCCAGCGTCAATCCCATCGACTGGAAGCTACGCGCCGGCGCTCTGCACCAGCTGATTCCCCTGGAGCTGCCCGCCATTCCCGGGCGCGACGCCGCCGGTGTGGTCGACGAGATCGGTGACGGGGTGCAGGGGGTGAGCATCGGCGACCGTGTCTTCGGACTGGGCGGTGTCACCGGGGCGACCGCAGAGCTGCTCATTCTCTCGGCCTGGGCGCACACCCCCGCCAAGTGGAGCGACGAGCAGGCCGCTGGTGCCGGTCTCGCGTCAGTGACCGCGATGGGCGGACTGAACGCGCTGGGCTCCCTCGCGGGGCGCACCCTTCTCGTCGAGGGCGCCGCCGGAGGCGTGGGCAGCGCGGCGGTCGAGATCGCGGTAGCACAAGGCGCCACCGTGATCGGGACAGCCAGTGAACGCAACCACGAGTTCCTCACCGCACTCGGCGCCCTTCCCACCACCTACGGCCCCGGCCTCGGACAACGCCTCACCACCCTCGCTCCGCACGGCGTCGACATCGTGCTCGACACCGCGGCCTCCGGCTCCCTGGACGACCTCGTCGCGATCACAGGTGACCCGAAGCGCGTCGCGACGGTCGCCGACCACGCGGGTGGGCAGCGCCTGGGCACGCATGTGGTCAACGCGGAGAACGATTCCACTCTTCTGTCCGCGGCGGCGGAACTGGGCCGGCAAGGCCGCTACACATCCCGTATCGAACAGACCTACCCCCTGGAGCGGATTGCCGACGCCCACGCGCACTCCGAGCGCGGACGCACCCGAGGAAAGATCGTGATCTGCATCTGA
- a CDS encoding ABC transporter substrate-binding protein yields the protein MKVRKRQSSTLIAGGLAVMLLAACSSQGSESRMIVGMSDDILATDPASGYDPGSWLLFNNVFQSLLSFPPGASTPVPEAAEECKFSDGSKTYTCTLRDGLKFSNGNSLTSADVKYSFDRTIRINDPAGPAPLLSTISSISTPDDKTVVFRLKVPDATFPSKIASGGGSIVDRQVYPEDSLLEDGKAVGSGPYKLNSIDKGEAVFSVYSGYHGTAEVKNSGVTLELFRGDQQALQSALEKGDVDIAYRGLSAKAIAALDTSSTAEKGGIEVVQGNSAEVQHMVFNVGDPVVGKLAVRKAIAYLVDRYSLVSEVYQSTAEPLYSVIPVGITGHGTSFFDTYGDSPKPKQAKAVLRDAGIADKVKLTLWSTPSRYGPATDDELRTIADQLNQSGLFNARMRSVAFDEYEKGIAEGKFGIYVKGWVPDYPDPDNFTQPFFGEGNVLSNNYDNKEIVDRIIPRTSSMTDRASTRQEYMKLQDIVAQQLPILPLWQGKQYAVAHENVRGLQNCLDTSTVFRFWELSTAY from the coding sequence GTGAAGGTTCGTAAGAGGCAGTCGAGCACCCTGATCGCCGGGGGGCTGGCAGTGATGTTATTAGCGGCTTGCAGCTCCCAGGGCTCCGAGAGCAGGATGATCGTCGGGATGTCCGACGACATCCTCGCCACGGATCCGGCCTCGGGATACGACCCTGGGTCCTGGCTGCTGTTCAACAACGTCTTCCAGTCCTTGCTGAGTTTCCCGCCCGGAGCGTCCACGCCCGTGCCGGAGGCTGCCGAGGAGTGCAAGTTCTCCGACGGCAGCAAGACGTACACCTGCACCTTGCGTGACGGGCTGAAGTTCAGCAACGGCAACAGCCTCACGTCGGCGGACGTCAAGTACTCGTTCGACCGGACGATCAGGATCAACGACCCGGCTGGCCCCGCGCCGCTGCTCTCCACGATCTCGTCGATCAGCACCCCGGACGACAAGACCGTCGTCTTCCGCCTCAAGGTGCCCGACGCAACGTTCCCCAGCAAGATCGCCTCGGGGGGCGGCTCCATAGTGGACCGTCAGGTCTACCCCGAGGACAGCCTGCTCGAGGATGGCAAGGCGGTCGGTTCGGGTCCCTACAAGCTGAACTCCATCGACAAGGGGGAAGCCGTCTTCTCGGTCTACTCGGGCTATCACGGAACCGCCGAGGTGAAGAACTCGGGCGTGACCCTGGAGCTCTTCCGAGGTGACCAGCAGGCCCTCCAGTCGGCTCTGGAGAAGGGCGACGTCGACATTGCCTACCGCGGCCTCAGCGCCAAGGCGATAGCCGCTCTGGACACCTCGTCCACTGCGGAGAAGGGTGGCATCGAGGTAGTCCAGGGCAACAGCGCCGAAGTCCAGCACATGGTCTTCAACGTTGGCGACCCGGTCGTCGGCAAGCTCGCCGTCCGGAAGGCCATTGCCTACCTCGTCGACCGCTACTCCCTGGTCAGCGAGGTCTACCAGTCCACGGCGGAACCGCTCTACTCGGTCATCCCGGTCGGCATCACCGGCCACGGCACCTCCTTCTTCGACACCTACGGGGACAGCCCGAAGCCGAAACAGGCGAAGGCGGTGCTGCGGGACGCCGGTATAGCGGACAAGGTGAAACTCACCCTCTGGTCCACCCCAAGCCGGTACGGGCCCGCTACCGACGATGAATTGCGTACCATTGCCGATCAGCTGAACCAGAGCGGGCTCTTCAACGCCCGCATGAGGTCCGTCGCCTTCGACGAGTACGAGAAGGGCATCGCCGAAGGCAAGTTCGGCATCTACGTCAAGGGCTGGGTGCCGGACTACCCCGATCCGGACAACTTCACCCAGCCGTTCTTCGGCGAGGGCAACGTCCTGTCGAACAACTACGACAACAAGGAGATAGTCGACCGGATCATCCCTCGGACCTCGTCCATGACGGATCGCGCGAGCACTCGCCAGGAGTACATGAAACTGCAGGACATCGTGGCGCAACAGCTGCCGATTCTGCCGCTTTGGCAGGGCAAGCAGTACGCGGTCGCCCACGAGAACGTCCGAGGCCTGCAGAACTGCCTGGACACCTCGACCGTCTTCCGGTTCTGGGAACTCAGCACGGCTTACTGA
- a CDS encoding DinB family protein, which produces MTRSERLADQLDWYWSRNLRPRLEGLTDEEYFWEPVGGCWSIRPRGTSAAPMSEGSGGWTMDFASPAPVPAPVTTIAWRLAHIIVSCLGYRVGWYFGGQDLESQAIAYAGTADEALNQLDEMYGRWNAGVRELSDSDLDNPPTVGPERFPMENRVLHVNRELIHHGAEISLLRDLYRWQDGAGPRRI; this is translated from the coding sequence ATGACAAGAAGCGAGCGACTCGCGGACCAGTTGGACTGGTACTGGAGCAGGAACCTGCGGCCACGGCTGGAGGGTCTTACCGACGAGGAGTACTTCTGGGAGCCGGTGGGCGGTTGCTGGAGCATCCGCCCACGTGGCACGTCGGCCGCACCGATGTCGGAAGGTTCGGGGGGATGGACGATGGACTTCGCGTCCCCTGCCCCGGTGCCTGCGCCGGTGACCACGATTGCCTGGCGGCTGGCGCACATCATCGTCTCCTGCCTGGGTTATCGGGTCGGATGGTACTTCGGCGGCCAGGACCTCGAGTCCCAGGCAATCGCCTACGCGGGGACCGCTGACGAGGCGCTGAATCAACTCGATGAGATGTATGGGAGATGGAACGCGGGGGTCCGCGAGCTCTCGGATTCCGACCTGGACAATCCGCCCACGGTGGGTCCCGAGCGGTTTCCCATGGAGAACAGGGTCCTGCACGTGAACAGGGAGCTGATCCATCACGGCGCCGAGATTTCCCTGCTGCGCGACCTCTACCGCTGGCAGGACGGAGCGGGACCGCGCCGAATATGA
- a CDS encoding transposase: MSIMESVRKRKPRRPRRSFTPEFKVEIVRLCRRGDRSVGQVARDFELTETAVRDWVKQAEVDAGERNGLTSSERETGRVAAGEPRLREDVDVLKRATAFFAKETR; encoded by the coding sequence ATGTCCATCATGGAGAGCGTGAGGAAGCGGAAGCCTCGCCGCCCTCGTCGTTCGTTCACGCCGGAGTTCAAGGTTGAGATCGTCCGTCTGTGTCGACGAGGTGACCGCTCGGTCGGGCAGGTCGCCAGAGACTTCGAACTGACTGAGACCGCGGTGCGGGACTGGGTGAAGCAGGCCGAGGTCGACGCGGGCGAGCGCAACGGGCTGACCAGCAGTGAGCGAGAAACTGGCCGCGTTGCGGCGGGAGAACCGCGGCTGCGTGAGGATGTCGACGTCCTCAAGCGGGCCACGGCTTTCTTCGCGAAGGAGACCCGGTGA